The following proteins come from a genomic window of Dreissena polymorpha isolate Duluth1 chromosome 1, UMN_Dpol_1.0, whole genome shotgun sequence:
- the LOC127864681 gene encoding uncharacterized protein LOC127864681 isoform X1, whose product MATVSLSSVPKRLRMVEDFRCTSCQELNLEESADIYCEACHMFYCKRCGHLHNRLSTEHTTVGRGDIKKWPVPKEVEDFLRMCEAHEDKILTQFCQDHTQLCCSDCVVKIHSQCSKVTQISELTNSQPTGLEGLSVELETVLGEIKTLQISQKASIQSLQRTYKEHSAVMIEQMLGNLNTYIDECDNNSVGTSGGNEQYLKEEMCRSVLSIVNEFDNITTKELNEMKDEVLSIKESVTSSIHKCTTLHNDLSQFHELVQKIGDNKELCLIASIKCKHIIQQALTVLGKSGKAFNVQQKSVHNVRIPCDSVTCDISGICVLPDGQVLVADFDNKRVKLLSQQYQVVSHWDVNAYPRAICLITPNEVAVAVNDYDSKIHEVQFITVNQGKLVSGRKFQLQHECRGIAHQNGDLFVTSGKDLYKYTLSGKLICRLYQDRSGDLTVYKCAVSPTGDRLYITSWSHDKLLTLARDGTLLATYTDPALVRPYGLHVTPAGQVLVCGCWSHTVLQVGWEGESELAALATEEDGVWGPWSVCYSSTTSSIIVGQLEDNILVFRVE is encoded by the exons ATGGCAACAGTTTCATTGTCTTCGGTTCCAAAACGTTTGCGTATGGTTGAAGACTTTCGGTGCACGTCTTGTCAAGAGCTGAATCTCGAGGAATCTGCAGATATTTACTGTGAGGCATGTCATATGTTTTACTGTAAAAGATGTGGTCACCTTCATAATCGGCTTTCTACAGAGCATACTACTGTTGGAAGGGGAGATATTAAGAAATGGCCAGTTCCAAAGGAGGTGGAGGATTTTCTCAGGATGTGTGAAGCACATGAGGATAAAATACTGACACAGTTTTGCCAAGACCAcactcagctgtgctgctctgattGTGTTGTAAAAATCCACAG ccagtgcagtaaagtgacccagatttcggagctgaccaactcgcAGCCCACAGGCCTAGAGgggctgtcagtggagctggaaactgtcctgggggaaattaaaaccctgcaaATCAGTCAgaaggccagcattcagtcattgcagagaacatacaaggaacatagtgcagttatgatagagcaaatgcttggcaatttaaatacttatatagatgaatgtgataataattctgtgggtacatcaggcggaaatgagcaatatttaaaagaagagatgtgtaggagtgttctctctatcgtgaatgaatttgataatattactacgaaggaacttaacgagatgaaagatgaagttttaagtattaaagagtcagttacaagttctattcataaatgcaccactcttcacaatgacttgtcacaattccatgaacttgttcagaaaattggagataataaggagctctgtcttatagccagcataaaatgtaagcatataatacagcaagcATTGACTGTgctaggaaagtcaggcaaggcgttTAATGTCCAGCAgaagtctgtgcacaatgtgagaataccatgTGATTCAGTTACATGTGATATctcaggcatatgtgttcttccaGATGGACAGGTCCTGGTTGCAGACTTCGATAATAAGAGAGTCAAGCTTCTGagccagcagtaccaggtggtgagtcactgggatgtgaaTGCTTATCCACGGGCCATATGTTTGATCACACCGAATGAGGTTGCTGTGGCTGTGAATGACTATGATAGCaagatacatgaggtccagtttatcactgtcaaccagggaaagcttgtttctggcaggaagtttcagttacaacatgaatgtagagGTATTGCCCATCAAAAtggagacctttttgtcacctctggtAAAGATTTGTACAAATACACATTGAGtggcaaactgatctgcagactcTACCAAGATAGATCAGGTGATttgacag tatacaagtgtgctgtgagtcccacaggagacaggctgtacatcaccagctgGTCCCAtgacaagcttctcaccctggccagggatggcacactcctggctacatacacagacccagcactagtgCGCCCatatggtctacatgtgacccctgcaggccaggtgctggtctgtggatgcTGGTcccacactgtactacaggtgggctgggagggagagagtgAGCTGGCTGCGCTGGCTACTGAGGAGGATGGAGTGTGGGGGccatggtcagtctgctacagcagcaccacatcatccatcattgtgggacagttggaggacaacatcctggtgttcagagtggaatag
- the LOC127864681 gene encoding uncharacterized protein LOC127864681 isoform X2, with amino-acid sequence MCEAHEDKILTQFCQDHTQLCCSDCVVKIHSQCSKVTQISELTNSQPTGLEGLSVELETVLGEIKTLQISQKASIQSLQRTYKEHSAVMIEQMLGNLNTYIDECDNNSVGTSGGNEQYLKEEMCRSVLSIVNEFDNITTKELNEMKDEVLSIKESVTSSIHKCTTLHNDLSQFHELVQKIGDNKELCLIASIKCKHIIQQALTVLGKSGKAFNVQQKSVHNVRIPCDSVTCDISGICVLPDGQVLVADFDNKRVKLLSQQYQVVSHWDVNAYPRAICLITPNEVAVAVNDYDSKIHEVQFITVNQGKLVSGRKFQLQHECRGIAHQNGDLFVTSGKDLYKYTLSGKLICRLYQDRSGDLTVYKCAVSPTGDRLYITSWSHDKLLTLARDGTLLATYTDPALVRPYGLHVTPAGQVLVCGCWSHTVLQVGWEGESELAALATEEDGVWGPWSVCYSSTTSSIIVGQLEDNILVFRVE; translated from the exons ATGTGTGAAGCACATGAGGATAAAATACTGACACAGTTTTGCCAAGACCAcactcagctgtgctgctctgattGTGTTGTAAAAATCCACAG ccagtgcagtaaagtgacccagatttcggagctgaccaactcgcAGCCCACAGGCCTAGAGgggctgtcagtggagctggaaactgtcctgggggaaattaaaaccctgcaaATCAGTCAgaaggccagcattcagtcattgcagagaacatacaaggaacatagtgcagttatgatagagcaaatgcttggcaatttaaatacttatatagatgaatgtgataataattctgtgggtacatcaggcggaaatgagcaatatttaaaagaagagatgtgtaggagtgttctctctatcgtgaatgaatttgataatattactacgaaggaacttaacgagatgaaagatgaagttttaagtattaaagagtcagttacaagttctattcataaatgcaccactcttcacaatgacttgtcacaattccatgaacttgttcagaaaattggagataataaggagctctgtcttatagccagcataaaatgtaagcatataatacagcaagcATTGACTGTgctaggaaagtcaggcaaggcgttTAATGTCCAGCAgaagtctgtgcacaatgtgagaataccatgTGATTCAGTTACATGTGATATctcaggcatatgtgttcttccaGATGGACAGGTCCTGGTTGCAGACTTCGATAATAAGAGAGTCAAGCTTCTGagccagcagtaccaggtggtgagtcactgggatgtgaaTGCTTATCCACGGGCCATATGTTTGATCACACCGAATGAGGTTGCTGTGGCTGTGAATGACTATGATAGCaagatacatgaggtccagtttatcactgtcaaccagggaaagcttgtttctggcaggaagtttcagttacaacatgaatgtagagGTATTGCCCATCAAAAtggagacctttttgtcacctctggtAAAGATTTGTACAAATACACATTGAGtggcaaactgatctgcagactcTACCAAGATAGATCAGGTGATttgacag tatacaagtgtgctgtgagtcccacaggagacaggctgtacatcaccagctgGTCCCAtgacaagcttctcaccctggccagggatggcacactcctggctacatacacagacccagcactagtgCGCCCatatggtctacatgtgacccctgcaggccaggtgctggtctgtggatgcTGGTcccacactgtactacaggtgggctgggagggagagagtgAGCTGGCTGCGCTGGCTACTGAGGAGGATGGAGTGTGGGGGccatggtcagtctgctacagcagcaccacatcatccatcattgtgggacagttggaggacaacatcctggtgttcagagtggaatag
- the LOC127864681 gene encoding uncharacterized protein LOC127864681 isoform X3, which produces MLCDDHSQLCCTKCAFNDHSQCSKVTQISELTNSQPTGLEGLSVELETVLGEIKTLQISQKASIQSLQRTYKEHSAVMIEQMLGNLNTYIDECDNNSVGTSGGNEQYLKEEMCRSVLSIVNEFDNITTKELNEMKDEVLSIKESVTSSIHKCTTLHNDLSQFHELVQKIGDNKELCLIASIKCKHIIQQALTVLGKSGKAFNVQQKSVHNVRIPCDSVTCDISGICVLPDGQVLVADFDNKRVKLLSQQYQVVSHWDVNAYPRAICLITPNEVAVAVNDYDSKIHEVQFITVNQGKLVSGRKFQLQHECRGIAHQNGDLFVTSGKDLYKYTLSGKLICRLYQDRSGDLTVYKCAVSPTGDRLYITSWSHDKLLTLARDGTLLATYTDPALVRPYGLHVTPAGQVLVCGCWSHTVLQVGWEGESELAALATEEDGVWGPWSVCYSSTTSSIIVGQLEDNILVFRVE; this is translated from the exons ccagtgcagtaaagtgacccagatttcggagctgaccaactcgcAGCCCACAGGCCTAGAGgggctgtcagtggagctggaaactgtcctgggggaaattaaaaccctgcaaATCAGTCAgaaggccagcattcagtcattgcagagaacatacaaggaacatagtgcagttatgatagagcaaatgcttggcaatttaaatacttatatagatgaatgtgataataattctgtgggtacatcaggcggaaatgagcaatatttaaaagaagagatgtgtaggagtgttctctctatcgtgaatgaatttgataatattactacgaaggaacttaacgagatgaaagatgaagttttaagtattaaagagtcagttacaagttctattcataaatgcaccactcttcacaatgacttgtcacaattccatgaacttgttcagaaaattggagataataaggagctctgtcttatagccagcataaaatgtaagcatataatacagcaagcATTGACTGTgctaggaaagtcaggcaaggcgttTAATGTCCAGCAgaagtctgtgcacaatgtgagaataccatgTGATTCAGTTACATGTGATATctcaggcatatgtgttcttccaGATGGACAGGTCCTGGTTGCAGACTTCGATAATAAGAGAGTCAAGCTTCTGagccagcagtaccaggtggtgagtcactgggatgtgaaTGCTTATCCACGGGCCATATGTTTGATCACACCGAATGAGGTTGCTGTGGCTGTGAATGACTATGATAGCaagatacatgaggtccagtttatcactgtcaaccagggaaagcttgtttctggcaggaagtttcagttacaacatgaatgtagagGTATTGCCCATCAAAAtggagacctttttgtcacctctggtAAAGATTTGTACAAATACACATTGAGtggcaaactgatctgcagactcTACCAAGATAGATCAGGTGATttgacag tatacaagtgtgctgtgagtcccacaggagacaggctgtacatcaccagctgGTCCCAtgacaagcttctcaccctggccagggatggcacactcctggctacatacacagacccagcactagtgCGCCCatatggtctacatgtgacccctgcaggccaggtgctggtctgtggatgcTGGTcccacactgtactacaggtgggctgggagggagagagtgAGCTGGCTGCGCTGGCTACTGAGGAGGATGGAGTGTGGGGGccatggtcagtctgctacagcagcaccacatcatccatcattgtgggacagttggaggacaacatcctggtgttcagagtggaatag